One genomic segment of Paenibacillus xylanexedens includes these proteins:
- the pulA gene encoding type I pullulanase — translation MIEEDKQELLISEDTYKGRDLGVTLEAQACHFKVWSPLAVQMELLLYPPLTGGSPEEEPNQRKQQALPMQKKDQGIWVLELEGDLNSYRYMYKPTFEDGHSTHAVDPYARAVTMNGEMAVIVRLEQTHPNGWSEDIRPQLTSPVDAVLYELHVRDFSIHPSSGITNKGKYMAFTETGLRDSEGNTLGLDHLVELGITHVHLLPVFDFATVDESRVDGDTSDASNYNWGYDPLHYNVPEGSYASRADDPETRIREFKSMVLALHNKGIGVIMDVVYNHTFDTAGSSFEKLVPGYYYRQNADGTYSNGSGTGNEVATERAMVRKFIIDSVRYWAEEYHVDGFRFDLMGLIDTTTMKQLAAELHTDVSPSILLYGEPWGALDSPLGDDMTLKGTQRGAGFAVFNDNFRGVIKGDSDGMGTGFATGADGKEDELWTGVRGAIQDFTDGPSETINYVTVHDNLNLWDKVARTQGLHDTLNFLTYDEDGSIRGCQSVEEAVEKAKPYLQIDPEHILENETVRRSLLANGIVLTSQGVPLIAAGDELLRSKYGDANSHQSGDVVNAVHWEQKKLFKPVFDYYRGLIRLRREHPAFRLRTREEIEKHVRLIEKGNGLLAYELNGTAASDSWERIVVIYNAAKENRDIAVPTGTWNVIVEKGQASVDTIRTIQDGKVHVNAISLTVMYSNS, via the coding sequence ATGATTGAAGAGGATAAGCAGGAACTATTGATTTCAGAAGATACATACAAAGGAAGAGATTTAGGCGTCACATTAGAAGCACAAGCCTGTCACTTCAAAGTCTGGTCACCGTTAGCTGTTCAGATGGAACTACTTCTGTACCCACCTTTGACAGGGGGGAGCCCGGAGGAAGAGCCCAATCAACGGAAACAACAGGCGTTACCTATGCAAAAGAAAGATCAGGGCATCTGGGTTCTGGAACTGGAGGGTGATTTAAACAGCTACCGTTACATGTACAAGCCTACTTTCGAAGACGGACATTCAACCCATGCTGTAGATCCCTACGCACGAGCAGTGACCATGAATGGAGAAATGGCTGTAATTGTGAGACTGGAGCAGACACATCCGAATGGATGGAGTGAGGATATTCGCCCGCAATTGACCAGTCCTGTAGATGCAGTCCTGTACGAACTGCATGTACGTGATTTTTCCATTCACCCATCATCGGGTATAACGAATAAAGGTAAATACATGGCTTTCACCGAGACGGGTCTGCGTGATTCGGAGGGCAACACACTGGGGCTCGATCATTTGGTTGAACTCGGGATTACCCATGTTCATCTGCTGCCTGTATTTGATTTTGCGACGGTGGATGAATCCAGGGTGGATGGTGATACGTCTGATGCCTCCAACTATAACTGGGGATATGATCCACTTCATTACAATGTCCCGGAAGGTTCCTATGCATCACGTGCAGATGATCCGGAGACACGGATTCGTGAGTTCAAATCAATGGTGCTTGCCCTTCATAACAAGGGAATAGGTGTCATTATGGATGTGGTATATAATCATACGTTTGATACGGCAGGCAGCTCTTTTGAAAAACTTGTACCAGGGTACTACTATCGTCAAAACGCTGATGGAACCTATAGCAATGGCTCAGGTACAGGCAATGAGGTGGCTACTGAACGCGCCATGGTTCGCAAGTTTATCATCGACTCGGTCCGTTACTGGGCAGAGGAGTACCATGTTGATGGTTTTCGATTTGATCTTATGGGCCTGATCGACACAACTACGATGAAACAGCTTGCAGCGGAATTGCACACAGATGTGTCACCTTCCATATTGTTATATGGTGAACCATGGGGCGCGCTGGATTCGCCGCTTGGGGATGATATGACCCTAAAAGGAACGCAGCGCGGAGCGGGTTTTGCTGTGTTTAACGATAATTTCCGCGGAGTGATCAAGGGAGACAGTGATGGCATGGGTACGGGATTTGCGACGGGTGCGGACGGAAAAGAAGACGAATTGTGGACTGGCGTCCGGGGAGCCATTCAAGATTTTACGGATGGTCCATCCGAGACGATTAACTATGTAACAGTGCATGATAATCTCAACCTGTGGGACAAAGTCGCACGTACACAAGGACTCCACGATACCTTGAATTTCCTCACCTATGACGAGGATGGAAGTATTCGTGGATGCCAGAGTGTGGAGGAGGCCGTAGAGAAGGCTAAGCCTTACCTACAGATTGATCCGGAACACATTCTGGAGAATGAGACCGTTAGGCGTAGTCTGCTTGCCAATGGTATCGTTCTAACCTCCCAGGGTGTTCCCCTGATCGCGGCTGGTGATGAGCTGCTTCGCAGCAAATATGGGGACGCCAACAGCCACCAGAGTGGAGACGTGGTCAATGCCGTACATTGGGAGCAGAAGAAGCTGTTCAAGCCGGTGTTTGATTATTATCGTGGGCTGATCCGTCTTCGGCGAGAACATCCAGCCTTTCGGCTTCGTACACGGGAAGAGATCGAGAAGCATGTTCGTCTAATCGAAAAAGGTAATGGGCTGTTAGCGTATGAACTGAACGGTACAGCAGCCAGCGATTCATGGGAACGTATTGTTGTCATCTATAACGCGGCAAAAGAAAACCGTGACATCGCTGT
- a CDS encoding DUF5704 domain-containing protein, whose product MVTDIKLKNDPDGVKYQQVNSYEGIGSPRVTSEKNADLRTYTGKGFEFFEREPYGTRPGNKPKYKMVYHTPVSIFWEGKIHEEKEIDVTPDSTLTIGKTQQMEAKVKTKGYGATAFGEGIDVSRREAEIKWFSSDETIASIELKTGMLTAESPGTVTVRAIWNNGTYLISDTATITVTSEPGLVVNLPNACKANTTPLQAEAVLTKPDRSVHKLTAHPKLTWQSSNPAVATIGADGKITTKGIVGSTTIKAHFLDSAQQLDEQGTQVLEVKDCTDNGEGGNDGDPGGDPANTCPVTISPPSRGTVIEASVIDPSVRGVLKADERGSEKFDVTRGIPTSEDLYANVLAKEYLFQHRWVNMTGTVTYTVKVKRVYHKTWTIPGRASSGEGDPGTPPEPKERDVPGDKTMQVTRTYSYWQIDNLEVYKLNEAKVSNYALGGYGDTVTLMPNAYTAPTLQSAMDTAVTNHVKPAPCREIDLGIKGVPGGSTEPSTPDETSLFQSEAEAEVRENTVNNDKVTFNGATIMDSAPVEKTAPRPGTIPQPGMIGDDVLYQNRLTIKNTLMNKANQPTTGEITYGLLPGNVNGGRDQKFPILGINSVTVHTPVVNYAWVSDDQPHNQKTTPDPTRAALILERPFIVRIPTSGQHLDVASYPGYGNHDYAKYFRIKQVRFPFDVYNGARSQFIPAMTWVDIPVNQLDTPFYLPVWVDEGNYQIEFRNIAENAPANFTEQQDANTNLTHHVAADTVAVEVIGRLYDFHITDVSDYNWENVFRKRMGSPEPTGVSYWTGGNGIDGDPRGNLAPYVLPIRPGSHPVQGFRNAAVKTGYHFKFDLKTKGNMFGKQDGIRITPTFSFVSKDGTTRQEVDLYYHRGQDRLIRIGSSQDLEKRFVVLNSRLRNVPSTELGDTARYQYTYELSAEERIQGTMAEHMVRFVDQTSHHKTWVGRYDWMILPSQIRTLIGPKADIPSSVNVDRANAAIQRWYGEYSLPADVYAVPKGTDLESLARQNRLDEKATVFLRGGYIVVNFNIETLRSGNTNAPHLQYIHAPLMNQWQMEGFDNSPVDGQGRSWPMQDGDVVLYHADQSSRNDFQSQVPH is encoded by the coding sequence ATGGTAACTGATATTAAGTTAAAGAACGATCCTGATGGTGTAAAATATCAGCAGGTAAATAGTTATGAAGGAATAGGTAGTCCAAGAGTTACAAGTGAAAAAAATGCGGATCTTAGAACATATACTGGCAAAGGGTTTGAGTTCTTTGAAAGGGAACCTTATGGGACTAGGCCAGGCAATAAACCCAAATATAAGATGGTGTACCACACCCCTGTTAGCATCTTCTGGGAAGGTAAGATTCACGAAGAAAAAGAAATCGATGTAACCCCAGATTCAACCCTTACCATAGGGAAAACACAACAGATGGAAGCCAAGGTGAAGACGAAAGGTTATGGTGCGACAGCCTTTGGTGAGGGCATTGACGTATCCCGCAGGGAAGCAGAGATCAAATGGTTTTCTTCTGACGAGACAATTGCGAGTATAGAGTTGAAAACAGGGATGTTAACGGCCGAAAGTCCGGGCACGGTCACTGTGCGTGCAATCTGGAACAATGGTACATATCTGATCTCGGATACAGCCACCATAACCGTTACGTCTGAGCCAGGACTCGTGGTGAATTTGCCGAACGCTTGTAAAGCCAATACAACACCACTACAGGCGGAAGCAGTTCTAACCAAACCGGATCGCTCTGTTCATAAACTGACAGCTCATCCTAAATTGACGTGGCAAAGCTCGAATCCGGCTGTGGCAACGATCGGCGCAGATGGCAAAATCACGACTAAAGGGATCGTCGGTAGCACTACCATAAAAGCTCATTTTCTTGATTCTGCTCAGCAACTGGATGAACAAGGGACTCAGGTGCTTGAGGTGAAGGACTGCACGGATAATGGAGAGGGTGGTAATGATGGCGATCCGGGGGGTGACCCTGCGAACACTTGCCCTGTGACCATCAGCCCACCGAGTAGAGGCACGGTTATTGAAGCATCGGTTATAGACCCGTCTGTTCGAGGTGTGTTGAAGGCAGACGAGCGTGGATCTGAGAAGTTCGATGTTACCCGTGGTATTCCAACTTCGGAAGATCTCTATGCCAATGTTTTAGCCAAGGAATATCTGTTTCAGCACCGTTGGGTTAACATGACAGGAACGGTGACTTACACCGTTAAGGTGAAAAGGGTTTATCATAAAACCTGGACGATCCCGGGAAGAGCGTCTAGTGGTGAGGGGGATCCAGGAACACCTCCTGAGCCCAAAGAACGTGATGTGCCTGGGGATAAAACCATGCAAGTAACACGGACATATAGCTATTGGCAGATCGATAACCTGGAGGTATACAAGTTAAATGAGGCCAAGGTATCTAACTATGCGCTAGGCGGTTATGGCGACACCGTGACCCTGATGCCCAATGCATATACAGCACCGACTTTGCAATCGGCTATGGATACTGCGGTTACCAATCATGTGAAACCTGCGCCATGTCGAGAAATTGATCTTGGCATCAAAGGGGTTCCGGGTGGTTCTACTGAACCCTCTACGCCAGATGAAACGTCATTGTTTCAATCTGAAGCTGAAGCGGAGGTTAGAGAGAACACCGTTAATAACGACAAGGTAACCTTTAATGGAGCGACAATTATGGATTCTGCCCCGGTGGAAAAAACAGCTCCAAGACCTGGGACGATCCCCCAGCCTGGCATGATCGGAGACGATGTTCTGTACCAGAACCGTCTGACGATCAAAAACACATTGATGAACAAAGCTAACCAGCCAACCACGGGTGAGATAACGTATGGACTGCTCCCTGGCAATGTTAACGGAGGGCGGGATCAGAAGTTCCCCATTCTGGGCATCAACTCGGTGACAGTACATACTCCAGTTGTGAACTATGCCTGGGTGTCAGATGATCAGCCGCATAACCAGAAGACTACGCCTGATCCGACCAGAGCTGCACTTATTTTAGAGCGTCCGTTTATTGTACGCATCCCAACTTCAGGGCAGCATCTGGATGTAGCGAGTTACCCTGGTTATGGAAACCATGATTATGCGAAATATTTCCGGATCAAACAGGTTCGTTTCCCATTCGATGTCTATAACGGTGCCAGAAGTCAGTTTATTCCGGCCATGACATGGGTGGATATTCCGGTAAATCAGTTGGACACCCCTTTTTATCTTCCTGTATGGGTAGATGAAGGGAATTACCAGATTGAGTTTCGTAATATCGCCGAAAATGCACCGGCAAACTTCACAGAACAACAGGATGCCAATACGAATCTGACCCATCATGTCGCAGCAGATACCGTTGCTGTAGAGGTTATCGGAAGGTTGTATGATTTTCACATTACCGATGTTTCAGACTACAACTGGGAGAATGTGTTCCGCAAGCGGATGGGCAGCCCGGAACCAACGGGTGTGAGCTATTGGACCGGAGGAAACGGTATTGACGGAGATCCCCGAGGTAACTTGGCTCCCTATGTCCTGCCTATTCGTCCCGGCAGTCATCCGGTACAGGGTTTCCGAAATGCTGCAGTGAAGACAGGTTACCATTTCAAGTTTGATCTGAAAACCAAGGGCAATATGTTTGGGAAACAGGATGGTATCCGAATCACGCCGACGTTCTCTTTTGTGAGTAAAGATGGCACCACCCGGCAAGAAGTGGATTTATACTACCATCGAGGACAGGATCGACTCATTCGTATCGGATCTTCACAAGATTTAGAAAAACGTTTTGTTGTCCTGAACTCACGGTTGCGGAATGTCCCCAGTACGGAGTTGGGTGATACAGCGCGTTATCAGTATACCTATGAACTGTCGGCGGAGGAACGCATACAGGGTACAATGGCGGAACATATGGTTCGTTTCGTGGATCAGACCTCTCATCATAAAACGTGGGTAGGTCGTTATGACTGGATGATTCTTCCTTCACAGATCCGAACACTTATTGGCCCAAAAGCAGATATTCCCTCCAGTGTTAATGTGGATCGGGCGAATGCAGCGATTCAGCGCTGGTATGGGGAATATAGCTTGCCAGCAGATGTATATGCAGTGCCCAAAGGAACCGATCTCGAGTCGCTTGCCAGACAAAACCGGTTGGATGAGAAGGCGACGGTATTTCTGAGGGGCGGTTACATTGTGGTTAACTTCAATATCGAAACATTGCGCAGTGGCAATACGAATGCACCACATCTGCAATATATTCATGCACCGTTGATGAATCAATGGCAAATGGAAGGTTTTGATAACAGCCCGGTAGATGGTCAGGGGAGAAGTTGGCCGATGCAAGATGGGGACGTGGTTTTGTACCACGCGGATCAATCCAGCCGAAATGATTTCCAATCCCAGGTACCACATTAG
- a CDS encoding S-layer homology domain-containing protein gives MKKRIEGHEKKKKRNGWIVGLLTTAVLAGTLLPVGPVHLTSTANAASGTSDTALSKFKDIKGHWAQATIAKAYEKNLISGYQDGTFRPNGKITRGEYATILARATGLEKVEGQNPFSDLKGHWSEAAVSQLVGQGFINTGDYAKGFNPNVELTRYEMMKWIANGLIKSGTSFQDAFNDTKNTLLPTPEVNRGTIRAEQIPYLALVRGTGIVGGFQDGTLKPADSTTRAEVSAILLRYMDVEGTDAGKYSDLNEMREVGTTGTNLTTVSSYKYIKGNFGDIVNTEYTLKNNVGVVRYHRFIVVDTRGTKPKGLYATLFVDQNNLTRAQKGRFSTYAEITFTSRLDKSNLLNIARANDNIVIPIQRLFNVSYLKEKGFITLPDDSNAMLKQGVSTKFWSSHTLDPVKGGYMLKNDAGKEVQIYQ, from the coding sequence TTGAAGAAACGAATTGAAGGTCATGAGAAGAAGAAAAAACGGAACGGTTGGATCGTCGGGTTGTTAACGACAGCTGTATTGGCAGGAACATTATTGCCCGTTGGACCCGTACATCTGACGTCCACAGCTAATGCAGCATCGGGAACAAGTGACACGGCCCTTAGCAAGTTCAAAGATATCAAGGGCCACTGGGCTCAAGCAACGATTGCCAAAGCTTATGAAAAAAACTTGATCTCAGGTTACCAAGACGGAACGTTCCGTCCCAATGGCAAAATCACGCGTGGGGAATATGCAACCATACTTGCCCGTGCGACTGGACTAGAGAAGGTGGAGGGGCAAAACCCGTTTTCCGATCTCAAGGGACATTGGTCTGAAGCGGCGGTTAGCCAACTTGTTGGACAAGGATTCATTAATACTGGCGATTACGCCAAAGGGTTCAATCCAAATGTGGAGCTGACGCGTTACGAGATGATGAAATGGATTGCAAATGGACTGATTAAGTCCGGAACCAGCTTCCAGGATGCTTTTAACGATACCAAAAATACGCTGCTTCCCACACCGGAAGTGAACCGTGGCACCATTCGTGCTGAGCAGATTCCGTATCTTGCCCTTGTCCGTGGGACAGGCATTGTGGGTGGATTTCAGGATGGCACATTAAAACCTGCGGATTCCACCACTCGTGCAGAAGTATCGGCCATTTTACTGCGTTATATGGACGTGGAGGGCACGGATGCCGGGAAGTACAGTGATCTGAATGAAATGAGAGAGGTCGGCACGACGGGTACGAATTTAACGACAGTATCAAGTTACAAATATATTAAAGGTAACTTCGGAGATATAGTTAATACAGAGTACACATTGAAAAATAATGTGGGGGTCGTAAGGTACCATAGATTTATCGTAGTGGATACCCGAGGGACTAAGCCCAAGGGACTGTACGCAACGTTATTTGTAGATCAAAATAACTTGACTAGGGCACAAAAGGGGCGCTTTTCTACCTACGCTGAGATAACGTTTACTTCAAGACTTGATAAGTCAAATCTTTTAAATATTGCTAGAGCGAATGATAATATAGTTATTCCAATTCAACGGTTATTTAACGTGAGCTATTTGAAAGAAAAAGGGTTTATTACTTTACCAGACGATTCAAACGCAATGTTGAAGCAAGGGGTATCTACCAAATTTTGGTCATCACATACTCTGGATCCTGTAAAGGGAGGATATATGTTAAAGAATGATGCTGGTAAAGAAGTTCAAATCTATCAATAG
- a CDS encoding extracellular solute-binding protein, with protein MSPKGPMSRLGGIVVIGAMSAGLLAGCGGEKAPAAGEGKLPISISLMQVGDIPAKENGIEKKIEEYTNTDVNVQWIPQSAFDDKVNVMVASGEMPTIMRVNYVPTTFNAAKTGLFWELGPYLKDYKNLSAQSEAYFNNIKIEGKVYGIPNFRDIGRTAIVYRKDWFDTLKLDIPKTLDDWYEVMRSIRKDDPDGNGKEDTYGALLFKKYNEGVSSPLTRVAVSIGGVNKWGVDDAGKLTPEFLTTEYVDTMKLFKRLFSEGLINSDFPALDPSDADKKMDSGLVGMKLNGVAQNGKSSQQRLTPNAPDGEIDVAPFQGTDGIRIAGEPGNYGMLVIPKASVTDEEQLKQVLTFLDQLMDEELSALQLRGLLDVHYTKTADGKTELKDFDAYQREVKPYRDNLLSIEGYNVPELVDVPIGMKGTKMARENEQYAIANPALTLSSAIYTERGQELDQMIWDAQTKYIMGKIDDAGWEQEIASWRKAGGDQLITELEASYKELNGK; from the coding sequence ATGAGTCCAAAAGGTCCAATGTCCCGTTTAGGCGGAATCGTTGTAATTGGTGCAATGTCCGCTGGATTGCTTGCAGGTTGCGGGGGAGAAAAAGCACCTGCTGCAGGGGAAGGTAAACTTCCCATTTCCATCTCTTTAATGCAGGTAGGAGATATACCGGCCAAGGAGAACGGGATTGAAAAGAAGATTGAGGAATATACAAATACGGATGTCAATGTACAGTGGATTCCGCAGTCTGCTTTTGATGATAAGGTGAATGTTATGGTTGCTTCAGGTGAGATGCCGACCATTATGCGTGTGAATTATGTACCGACCACATTTAATGCCGCCAAAACGGGACTGTTCTGGGAACTGGGGCCTTACTTGAAGGATTATAAGAACCTGTCTGCCCAATCCGAAGCTTATTTTAACAATATCAAAATTGAAGGCAAGGTCTACGGTATTCCGAACTTCCGGGATATTGGCCGGACTGCGATCGTATATCGCAAGGACTGGTTTGATACGTTGAAGCTGGATATACCCAAAACGCTGGATGATTGGTATGAAGTGATGCGCTCTATTCGTAAGGATGACCCTGACGGAAATGGTAAGGAAGATACGTACGGTGCACTGCTCTTCAAAAAGTATAATGAGGGTGTCTCTTCCCCACTGACGCGGGTTGCTGTAAGTATTGGCGGTGTTAACAAATGGGGAGTGGATGATGCTGGGAAACTGACCCCGGAGTTCTTGACTACCGAATATGTGGATACAATGAAACTCTTCAAGCGACTGTTCAGCGAGGGACTGATTAATAGTGATTTCCCTGCTCTGGACCCTTCTGATGCGGACAAAAAAATGGATTCCGGCCTGGTTGGCATGAAGCTTAACGGTGTGGCCCAGAACGGAAAGTCCTCTCAGCAGCGGCTTACACCTAACGCTCCGGATGGAGAAATTGATGTGGCTCCGTTCCAGGGAACCGACGGCATTCGAATCGCCGGCGAGCCAGGAAACTATGGAATGCTAGTCATCCCGAAGGCGTCCGTAACGGATGAGGAGCAGTTGAAGCAGGTGCTCACGTTCCTGGATCAGTTGATGGATGAGGAATTAAGCGCGTTGCAGCTCCGTGGATTGCTCGATGTGCACTACACCAAGACTGCGGATGGGAAAACCGAACTTAAAGATTTTGACGCTTATCAGCGTGAAGTGAAGCCATACCGGGATAATCTGTTAAGTATTGAAGGTTATAATGTACCTGAACTGGTTGATGTTCCGATTGGTATGAAAGGTACGAAGATGGCGCGTGAGAATGAGCAATACGCCATCGCCAATCCGGCACTCACCTTGTCTTCGGCAATCTATACCGAGCGTGGTCAGGAGTTGGATCAGATGATCTGGGATGCGCAGACGAAGTACATCATGGGTAAAATCGATGACGCAGGTTGGGAGCAGGAAATCGCAAGCTGGAGAAAAGCCGGTGGTGATCAATTAATCACGGAACTTGAAGCATCCTATAAGGAATTGAACGGAAAATAA
- a CDS encoding glycoside hydrolase family 88/105 protein, producing MKETLQLTSVRMAQQFMESYRNHELYSTWHYENGCLLKALEELYTHTGEQKYFDYIRELMDHFVQEDGSIRSYTIEEYNLDQINQGKSLFLLHEKTGEEKYRKAAELLMTQLKGQPHTSEGGFWHKKIYPFQMWLDGLYMATPYLTQYGAVTGEEKWFDKASLQLLLVEQRTRDPRSGLLYHAWDESKEQRWSSGETGCSPHVWSRAMGWYVMAVVDTLDHLPVDHPQRGQIVGIFERVANALVHVQDQQTGLWPHLLDQPGRERNYLEASGTSMFVYALAKGVRKGYLSGKFKAVAEKGYQGLLQHLLQNDREGVLSLTQCNGGAGLGGSPYRDGSYEYYVTESIRINDPKSVAPFILAGVEIELYKSN from the coding sequence ATGAAGGAAACACTGCAACTCACATCGGTGCGCATGGCACAGCAATTCATGGAAAGTTATCGCAACCATGAGCTGTATTCCACTTGGCATTATGAGAACGGCTGCTTACTGAAAGCGCTGGAGGAGCTGTATACGCACACGGGGGAGCAAAAATATTTTGACTACATCCGTGAGCTCATGGATCATTTCGTTCAGGAAGATGGCTCCATTCGCTCCTATACGATCGAGGAATATAATCTGGATCAGATCAATCAGGGGAAATCACTGTTCCTGTTGCACGAGAAAACGGGAGAAGAGAAGTATCGCAAAGCTGCGGAGTTGCTTATGACTCAGCTTAAGGGACAGCCACATACGAGTGAAGGCGGGTTCTGGCACAAAAAGATTTACCCTTTCCAGATGTGGCTGGATGGATTGTACATGGCTACTCCGTATCTGACCCAGTATGGTGCAGTGACGGGAGAAGAGAAGTGGTTTGACAAGGCATCTCTGCAGCTCTTGCTGGTGGAGCAACGTACACGTGATCCGCGTAGTGGTCTCTTGTATCATGCCTGGGATGAGAGCAAAGAGCAGCGCTGGAGTTCGGGAGAGACCGGATGTTCTCCGCATGTCTGGAGTCGGGCGATGGGCTGGTATGTGATGGCGGTTGTGGATACATTAGATCACCTGCCAGTAGATCATCCGCAGCGCGGGCAGATTGTGGGTATCTTCGAACGTGTAGCAAATGCACTTGTGCATGTGCAGGATCAACAGACTGGATTATGGCCACATTTGCTGGATCAACCGGGACGTGAGCGGAATTATCTGGAGGCTTCCGGGACCTCGATGTTTGTCTATGCATTGGCCAAAGGTGTACGTAAAGGATATCTGAGTGGCAAGTTCAAAGCGGTTGCGGAAAAAGGGTACCAGGGTCTGCTACAGCATCTGCTGCAAAACGATCGTGAAGGCGTACTGTCCTTGACGCAGTGTAATGGCGGAGCCGGTCTTGGAGGAAGCCCGTATCGTGACGGGTCCTATGAGTATTATGTGACCGAGTCCATTCGGATCAATGATCCGAAGTCGGTCGCTCCGTTCATTTTGGCGGGAGTGGAGATTGAACTTTACAAGTCAAACTAA
- a CDS encoding extracellular solute-binding protein, translating into MKATKKKAVAVLSTLALVTGLLAGCGSDEGQAAEGGVQNVSIAIAQVGDVPSKGNEVQQKIEAYTNTKLDIQWIPASAYNDKINVMIASSDMPKIVKVQYNPTVTSAMRNDVFWEVGPLLKDYKNLSAQNERFFDNIKVEGKIYGVPVFSDIARATVIYRKDWFEKLNLKVPATPDEWYETIKTLATSDPDGDGQDNTFGLMLFKKYNEDQYSFTTRLGVSFGAPNKWKVEDDGSFTPEFMTPEYMQVLDLLKRLYDEKLLNQDFAVFDSTEAEKKYDSGVVGIRVGVAQNGKSQQERLSKNNPDGVVDIAGLLGANGDRVAGQTGNSGILAFPKSTVKSEEELKNLLSFLDKLMDPEMATLLMRGMEDKHYTKVGEDQVEMSDFDAFQREVKPYRDNLPYVEGYNVPKLKDTELGEKGTALAKELAEHAVPNPALTLYSPTYGDRGADLDQVIADAQTKYIMGKIDQSGWEKEIENWGNAGGNKIREEYAEDYKKQAQ; encoded by the coding sequence ATGAAAGCAACAAAAAAGAAAGCCGTAGCTGTCTTAAGCACACTGGCACTAGTGACAGGTTTGCTGGCAGGATGCGGATCAGATGAGGGCCAGGCTGCCGAGGGCGGCGTACAAAATGTGTCCATAGCCATTGCACAGGTGGGTGATGTGCCAAGCAAAGGCAATGAAGTTCAGCAAAAGATTGAAGCGTATACCAATACCAAACTGGATATCCAGTGGATTCCGGCTTCGGCCTATAATGACAAAATTAACGTGATGATCGCTTCAAGCGATATGCCAAAAATAGTGAAAGTACAATATAACCCAACGGTGACCAGCGCGATGCGTAATGACGTGTTCTGGGAAGTGGGGCCTTTGCTGAAAGACTACAAAAATCTGTCGGCACAGAACGAGCGTTTTTTTGACAACATCAAGGTAGAGGGCAAAATCTATGGGGTTCCTGTATTCTCCGATATTGCGCGGGCTACAGTGATCTATCGCAAGGATTGGTTCGAGAAGCTGAATCTCAAGGTGCCAGCTACACCGGATGAATGGTATGAAACGATTAAAACACTGGCAACCTCCGATCCGGATGGAGACGGTCAGGATAATACGTTTGGACTAATGCTTTTCAAAAAATATAATGAGGATCAATATTCCTTCACGACGCGCCTTGGCGTAAGTTTTGGTGCACCTAACAAGTGGAAGGTCGAGGATGATGGCAGCTTCACGCCAGAATTCATGACACCGGAATATATGCAGGTGCTGGATCTGCTGAAACGTTTGTACGATGAGAAACTGCTGAACCAGGATTTTGCTGTATTCGACTCTACGGAAGCGGAGAAAAAGTATGATTCCGGTGTTGTGGGTATCCGTGTTGGTGTTGCTCAGAACGGAAAAAGTCAGCAAGAGCGTTTGTCCAAAAACAATCCGGATGGTGTGGTAGACATCGCTGGTTTGCTTGGAGCGAACGGAGATCGTGTTGCAGGACAGACGGGTAACTCCGGCATTCTGGCATTCCCTAAATCAACGGTGAAATCTGAAGAAGAACTCAAGAACCTGCTCTCCTTCCTGGATAAACTGATGGACCCTGAGATGGCGACCCTGTTGATGCGTGGTATGGAAGACAAACATTACACCAAAGTGGGCGAAGATCAGGTGGAGATGAGTGACTTCGATGCATTCCAGCGTGAAGTGAAACCTTACCGTGACAACCTTCCTTATGTCGAAGGGTATAACGTACCGAAATTGAAGGACACCGAACTGGGGGAAAAAGGTACGGCACTTGCCAAGGAACTGGCGGAGCACGCTGTGCCAAACCCTGCGCTGACGTTATATTCTCCAACGTATGGTGACCGTGGGGCGGATCTGGATCAGGTGATTGCCGATGCACAGACGAAATACATTATGGGCAAGATCGATCAAAGTGGCTGGGAAAAGGAAATCGAGAATTGGGGCAATGCGGGTGGAAATAAGATTCGTGAGGAATATGCCGAAGATTACAAAAAACAGGCTCAATAA